Genomic segment of Agrobacterium larrymoorei:
CCGCCATGGCGCTTCACGTCACGCCATCCGCCGTTTCCCAGCGGGTGAAGCAGCTCGAAGAGCGGCTCGGCGCAGTGCTGATCTTGCGCGGCAATCCCTGTACGGCAACCGAGAAGGGCGACTGGGTCTGCCGTCACATGGAGCATGTGGGAATGCTGGAATCGGAGCTTTTCAGCCAGCTTCCCGCACTGGTTTCCCCCGATGAGCCGGGACGGCAAGTCACGCTGCACATCGCCACCAACGCGGATAGTCTCGGAACATGGTTTCTGAAGGCCGTGTCGAGCTTCACCAACAGTTCCGGCTATCTGTTGAACGTGGCGGTGGACGATCAGGACCATACGGCGGAATGGCTGCAACGCGGCCGTGTTCTGGCAGCTGTTACCAGCCTTGAAAAGCCGGTGCAGGGCTGTCGGGTCACGCCGCTCGGCAGCCTGCGTTACCACGCCACGGCCAGCCCGGATTTCATGGAGAGATACTTCGCAGGTGGCGTGACCGAGGCCCGACTGGCGGAAGCTCCAGCCATCACTTTCAACCAGAAAGACCGCCTGCAGCATCAGTGGATATCACAAATCTTCGGCGCCCCCGTCGTCCACCCCACCCACTGGCTGCCTTCCACCCAGAGCTTCGTGGACGCCGCACGTCTTGGCATGGGCTGGGGCATGAACCCGCATCTGCTGGTGCGCGATCACCTCGAAGCTGGCCGCCTCGTGGAACTCGTACCGGGAACGGTGCTGGATGTTCCGCTGTTCTGGCAGGTAAACCGGCTGGCCGCAGATCGGCTGAGGCCTTTGACGGACGCGGTGGTTGAGGTTGCGCGGCGGGAGTTGATGCCCATGAGCGCATGAGCTTAATCGGCTCTGTGAGGCTTGGCTCGATCAGGTTCTAGGTGGTCTTATCGAAGCGGCGGGTATTCGGTCGGATGCAGAAAGATCGACGCCGAAATGTGTGGAGGCATCGCTCAGTACTTCCCTCAGAGCTTTCATGGCTGGAAGAAGATCGGCTTCGTCTGCTTTCGAAGGTAACCGCCCAGCATCCTTCGGATAGCGGTAGGTCGTGGCGTAGACTGTCAGGAAGGTCAGCGTAGCAAAGCGCGATTTGAAGCTGTTGGTATCAGGCAAAAGATCACGCAACACGTCGATACGGTGCGAATCTCGTCTTTCCGCTCTGATGCCCTCTGAAGTCAGGAGTGCGATCAGGATTTTCTCGGCGGCCTGCTGCGCGTGATAGGCATCATATCGGTTGCCTTTGGCTGCAAGCATTTCTGCCGCTTCCAAATCTTCATGCGCCAACCGCAAGGCATTTGCGATATGAAGCTCAGCGGACATCCAAAACCATGCCATCGTCTGCAATATGGCTGGCTGCGGAATTCGCTATTTCAAGGTCGGCAACGAAATCCGAAAGGCGTGCGCAGGAGACATCCGCATAAACGCCGGAGCCTTCCTGAACGCGCCATCCAAACAATGGTGAAAACAAACGCTCAGGGGCATCGTCTTGAACGATGACCTTGAGGTCCCAGTCGCTCTGGGCCGTGGCATCATCTCTCGCGCGGCTGCCGTACAGGACGATGTCGACGGGATTATAAGCCTCTTTGATGCGCGCAAGAAGTGGTCCCAACTCCGGAAATCTTCCGGCTAGTGCGACGCGTCCACCAAGACTTTCTGCGACGATGCTCAAAGGAGCACTCCAAGTTGAAACCCGCCTTCATATAGCGGGTTTTCTTCACGATTTCCACTCGTTGCGCTTATTCTGTCACCACGCTTGAAAAGTGGATGGGCCCTCGCCAAGAAGAGGGCTCCCATGAATTTCCTTACTCAGCAACCGTGGACTTTGCCCAGTCCATATAGAGTTCCAGCGCCTTGCGGGCCACCGGGCCTGACTGGAGTTCGCG
This window contains:
- a CDS encoding LysR family transcriptional regulator ArgP encodes the protein MVDYAALRAVAMVVQTGSFEKAAMALHVTPSAVSQRVKQLEERLGAVLILRGNPCTATEKGDWVCRHMEHVGMLESELFSQLPALVSPDEPGRQVTLHIATNADSLGTWFLKAVSSFTNSSGYLLNVAVDDQDHTAEWLQRGRVLAAVTSLEKPVQGCRVTPLGSLRYHATASPDFMERYFAGGVTEARLAEAPAITFNQKDRLQHQWISQIFGAPVVHPTHWLPSTQSFVDAARLGMGWGMNPHLLVRDHLEAGRLVELVPGTVLDVPLFWQVNRLAADRLRPLTDAVVEVARRELMPMSA
- a CDS encoding HEPN domain-containing protein; amino-acid sequence: MSAELHIANALRLAHEDLEAAEMLAAKGNRYDAYHAQQAAEKILIALLTSEGIRAERRDSHRIDVLRDLLPDTNSFKSRFATLTFLTVYATTYRYPKDAGRLPSKADEADLLPAMKALREVLSDASTHFGVDLSASDRIPAASIRPPRT
- a CDS encoding nucleotidyltransferase domain-containing protein; the encoded protein is MSIVAESLGGRVALAGRFPELGPLLARIKEAYNPVDIVLYGSRARDDATAQSDWDLKVIVQDDAPERLFSPLFGWRVQEGSGVYADVSCARLSDFVADLEIANSAASHIADDGMVLDVR